Part of the Georgenia sp. TF02-10 genome, TTCAAGCCACGCGGGGAGGTCTTCGACAACAAGATCATCCCGGACACCTTCACCCTCGAGAACTACGTGCGGGTGTGGCAGGAGGCCCCGCTCGCGCTGTGGATCTTCAACACGGTCCTGGTGACCGTGCTGGCGGCCACCGCGGTGACGATCTCCAGCGCCATGGTGGCCTGGGGCTTCGCGTACTTCCGGTTCAAGGGCCGCGGCCCGCTCTTCGGGGTGGTGCTGGCCACCATGATGCTGCCCGGGGCGGTCACCATGGTCCCGGTCTTCCTGATCTGGAACCAGCTGGGCCAGGTGGGCACGCTGACGCCCCTGTGGGCGCAGAACATCTTCGGCAGCGCCTTCTACATCTTCCTGCTCCGGCAGTTCTTCCTCGGGCTGCCGCGCGACATCTTCGAGGCCGCCCGGGTGGACGGGGCGAGCAACTGGCGGATGTTCAGCAGGATCGCGGTCCCGCTGTGCCGGCCGGCGCTCATCGTCACCCTGATCTTCGAGTTCCAGGCGTCCTGGACCAACCTCATGGCACCGCTGATCTACCTGCGGGACTCGGACACCTTCACCGTGCCCCGCGGCCTGAAGGCGATGCTCGACCAGTTCGGCTTCGGCGGGAACTGGAACTGGGAGATCGTCGTCACCGCGAGCGTCATCACCACCATCCCGATGATCATCCTGTTCTTCCTGGCCCAGCGGCACTTCGTCGAGGGCATCGCGACCACGGGCGTCAAGGGCTGACCCACCCGCCGCCGTCGGCGGCCGCCCCCCGGCCGGCGGCGCGACCGGCACGAGAAGCACCAGTGATGACGAAGCACCCGCGATGACCCTGCCCCTCCCGCCCGGCTTCCTGTGGGGCGCGGCCACCTCGGCCTTCCAGACCGAGGGCAGCCTGGCCGTGGACGGGCGCGGGGAGTCGGTCTGGGACGTCTTCGCCCGCCGGCCGGGCGCCATCGAGGGCGGCGCCGACGGGTCCGTCGCATGCGGGTCCTACCGGCGGTGGCCCGAGGACCTGGCGCTGCTGACCGAGCTCGGGCTGGGCGCCTACCGGTTCTCCGTCGCCTGGTCCCGGGTGATGCCGGCGGGAACCGGCCGGGTCGAGCCCCGGGGCCTGGACCACTACGAGCGGGTCGTCGACGCGCTGCTCGCCCGCGGGATCGTCCCGGTGCTCACCCTGAACCACTGGGACATGCCGCAGGCCCTGATGGCCGACGGCGGCTGGGCCGGGCGGGGCAGCGTCGCCGCCTTCGCCGAGTACACCCGGGCGGTGGCCGACCGGCTGGCGGACCGGGTGGAGTGGTGGATCACCCAGAACGAGCCGTGGGTGGTCGCGCTCCTCGGCTACCAGCTCGGGCTGCACGCCCCGGGGGTGGCGGACCTGCGGGCCTCGCTGGCCGCGGGGCACCACCTGCTCCTCGCGCACGCCGCCGGCGCCCAGGTCCTGCACGGCTTCCCCCGGACGCGGGTCGGCGCCGCGCTGAACCTGCTGCCCTGCGTCCCGGCCACCGACAGCCCGGCGGATGCGGCCGCGGCCCGGGGCTCGGACGGCTACTGCAACCGCTGGTACCTCGACCCGCTCCTCCGGGGCGGCTACCCGGCCGACATGCGGGCGCACTGGGAGCGGGCGGTCGGGGACCTCGACGTCGTCCACGACGGCGACGAGGCGGCGATCGCCGGGTGCACCGACTTCCTGGGCGTGAACTACTACACCCGCCGGGTGGTGGCCGCCGCCGAGCCCGGCCCCGGCCGCCCGTTCCCGTGGCGGGTGGTCGGGCCGGCCGGGGACCTGACCCGCACCGACGACGGCACCGAGGTGCACCCCGGCGCGTTCGGCGACCTGCTGGTCCGGCTGGCCCGGGACTACCCGGGCACCCCGTTGCTGGTGACCGAGAACGGCGGCGCCTTCGGGGAGACCCCGACCCACGACGGCCGGGTGCACGACACCCGCCGCATCGACCAGATCCGCAGCCACGTGGCGGCGATGGCCGCCGCCGTCGCGGCCGGCGCCGACGTCCAGGGGTACCTGTACTGGTCCCTGCTGGACAACCTGGAGTGGGCCATGGGGTACCGCCCCCGCTACGGCCTGACCTACGTGGACTACCCCACCGGCCGCCGGACCATCAAGGACTCCGGGCGCTACTACGCCGAGCTCGTCCGGACCGGGGACCTGCCCGAGCCCCCCGCCGTCGCCCCGTTCGGCTGACCGGCGCCGAGGAGCCAACGACCACCGCGCGACCAGCGACCCAACCGAGAATCCTCGCCGACTGACCGACCGACCGACCGACCGACCGCCGACCGACCCACTGCCCGCCAACTGCCCGCCGACCGACCACCACCCGCCCGACCACCCGAACCGGAGAACCGTG contains:
- a CDS encoding carbohydrate ABC transporter permease, yielding MTSTEAGARLEVAERAVTNEPRPHYRRDRSKRPLPVKIIVGVLLVAFTALFIYPFIWLISASFKPRGEVFDNKIIPDTFTLENYVRVWQEAPLALWIFNTVLVTVLAATAVTISSAMVAWGFAYFRFKGRGPLFGVVLATMMLPGAVTMVPVFLIWNQLGQVGTLTPLWAQNIFGSAFYIFLLRQFFLGLPRDIFEAARVDGASNWRMFSRIAVPLCRPALIVTLIFEFQASWTNLMAPLIYLRDSDTFTVPRGLKAMLDQFGFGGNWNWEIVVTASVITTIPMIILFFLAQRHFVEGIATTGVKG
- a CDS encoding GH1 family beta-glucosidase gives rise to the protein MTLPLPPGFLWGAATSAFQTEGSLAVDGRGESVWDVFARRPGAIEGGADGSVACGSYRRWPEDLALLTELGLGAYRFSVAWSRVMPAGTGRVEPRGLDHYERVVDALLARGIVPVLTLNHWDMPQALMADGGWAGRGSVAAFAEYTRAVADRLADRVEWWITQNEPWVVALLGYQLGLHAPGVADLRASLAAGHHLLLAHAAGAQVLHGFPRTRVGAALNLLPCVPATDSPADAAAARGSDGYCNRWYLDPLLRGGYPADMRAHWERAVGDLDVVHDGDEAAIAGCTDFLGVNYYTRRVVAAAEPGPGRPFPWRVVGPAGDLTRTDDGTEVHPGAFGDLLVRLARDYPGTPLLVTENGGAFGETPTHDGRVHDTRRIDQIRSHVAAMAAAVAAGADVQGYLYWSLLDNLEWAMGYRPRYGLTYVDYPTGRRTIKDSGRYYAELVRTGDLPEPPAVAPFG